TTTGAAATCCAGTGTTCTCCTACAAAAGAGGAACACAAGTGGCTATTAAAGAATGTAGAAATCTTtattattgtaattattttaatttactgtttAATTAGCCAACTCTGGAAGTATACATTTATTTCTACAGTTAAATTGCCCATGGGAATGGTATCTCTGGGCAATGAGTGCAAACCCAGGAAAGTTCCTGTGCTGAATGGGCTTGTAGGTATTTTAGCCTCAAGGAAGGCTAACCAGGCAACAGGACTgatgttttttttgtgtgtgtcaggTTTATTGTTGCTCCAGCAGAACTGAAGCGTGTGTCTTATAATACCTGCACTGTGGGAACAATGACGATTCTTCACAGGACTGTATTTTCCTAGCTTAAGGGTTTTCCTAGTCATTACTCTTCATATAATCCAGGCCTTTTGGTTGTCAGAGTCCTTTTATTCTGTATTCTGTGGGTGTTTGAGTCTGTCCTATACCCTTCGGGATTACATTGCGGGATGTTAGCAACCACCCTCTTACTATGGGGTCAGAGGGAACAGGGAGATTTGTGTGGGAATAGGTGCAATTTCTGCACTTCCCAAGCAGCTTGTAAATACAGAGTAGCTCAGAGCAATAGCATGGTGCTTTGCCATCCTATTCACTGCTGATGGAGCCTCTGCAGTGCAAAATACTTTTCATAGGGTAAGTTATTTAAGGTGGGGTGGCTCTGGGGCTAATGCTGCTCCTTGCAGTCTCAGTTTGTGCCTTGCAGGTTTCCAGCGTGGCTGGGCGGGAGTGGGGTAAAATGCAGTGTAACAATGGAGCCATTTACCCTCTCAGAGCAAAGGAAGGAATTACATCAGTAAACTATGAACagcaagaaagcagaaacagcagtaaCAGAGCTATTGTGTGATCAGAACGGGTTTAAGGGAACAAGGATGATGGGACGTGAACATTCAGACCTGTGTGTGTCTCACCCAATGTTGTTCTTTTCGAAATGCCTCTTTGTACGTGTAGAAACACTACAATTAGTTTAACTGAAGAGAACCCTAAATTAATGGTAGCTGACTTGGAGTTCAAAGTCACAGTGCTCTGCAAAGGGGTTTTGATACTTCCTCAGGCAGAACTACAATTAAACCTCAGGCCCCGTTGCAGGCTCTCGCAGTGCTGCATGCTTAGTCTGTCAAACAGCTCCCTGCAGGTTGTGCTGATAGGAGTTTGATGACTGCAGGGAAAGATTTGCTTCTTCTAAGAACTTTCTGGAGTTACTCTGAGATTATTATGCTTGAAACAAAAgggtttctttctttatctttgaaagaaaaagggcaAACTTATGGCCTTAAAATCCTTCAGATTTGTGCAGCTGTGTGAAATACAACATTTGCCCCTCTGCTAACACCTCTAAGTTAGGATATAAGAACCCGTCTGTGTGTTGAGTAACACTTCACAGACTCCCTTGAAAAGGATATGCTGCATGTCAGGggattattaataaaaattgaCTACGTGGGGTAGTTTCagatttattgttttatttattgtttattttataaaaaggacatggaactgctggaacaaatccagaggagggccacgaggatgatcaggggactggagcacctcccgtatgaagacaggctgaggaagttggggctgttcagcctggagaagagaaggctgcgtggggacctcgtagcatccttccagtacctgaagggggcctatagggatgctggggagggactctttgtcagggactgtagtgacaggacaaggggtaacgggttaaaacttaaacaggggaagtttagattggatataaggaggaaattctttcctcttagggtggtgagacactgaaattggttgcccaggcaggttgtgagtgctccatccctggcggtgttcaaggccaggttggatgaagccttgtgttggatggtttagtgtgaggtgtccctgcccatggcaggggggttggaactagatgatcttgaggtcctttccaaccctaactattctatgattctgattctatgattagggTTACAAAATTAGCTGCGATAATTATTGGCTGATAATAAATCCACCCTTCCCTGAGTGAAAGACAACTTCCCTGCCTCTGAAGAACTGCCCAGGCAGTCTGGGATAAGATTTCTACTtcacatgcttttcttttcccattgaCCTCTCTGGAGTCACTCCAGATTTGTGCAGACACAAACCATGGGGACAACAGGCCCACGGTCTCTGGAGGCACCCAGGGGTGAGCAGCGCTCTTCTGGAGATGCAAAGTGCTTTGGGTGAGTACGTTGCCCCATGCGCCAACACTGCACAGACTCATTCTGCATCCTTTACCATGGGGTCATGACCACAGCCCTCCAGCCCTCTGTTTGGAGGCAGAAAGTACAGGTGGTAAATGATGGGCTCTGTAGGGAGGCACATCTCATAGCCTGCAGATGGGGTGGCTGTCCTCTGAAcctggggaagaagagggagagcACTGTGGGTCCTGGCCATCACTTTCTGTCTGTGCAGTTATCTTTTTCTATTCCTGTTCAATACAATCACAGTCTCTGCCTTCAGTTCTTCTATGCTGTTTGATGCAAATGCAGTCCCTGCCAGCCCATTTTCTATGAGTGTTTAATTCGTACTTGGCCACTGGCATGGCCCCATTCCAGGCTGGAGGCTGGTGTGTCCTGCCCTGTCTCCAGGCTGAGCCAGGGCCCCTTCCTGGAAGTGGGTGCAATAGGAGCCCCTgaggctggggaggagggagtcCACcccgctgcctcctccctgtCTATGCTGTTGGGCAAGGAGAGGtgggcaccagcagctccaggtgtGCTGGGAAGGTGAAGCAATTGTCTGCACCCAAAGGGTTTGCTTGGGTGGATCACATGAGGAGATCCAGGCCAAGAGACCGTGTTTCACAGAGTCAGAAatgtggtggggagggagggaccCAGTTTCAGCACACACAGACCTTTGCAGCAATTTCCTTGGTGGGGTTGAGTATCCTTGTGCTGAGTTTAATGCGTCCAAGTCCTTGCAGGGTACAGAGAAGAGCCTGGAAGCATCAATGCATCACTACTTCTACAGCTGGGCAATGAATTGTTTTGGTGCTGTCATCAGTTGCCTGTGAGCATCCTCTGCCAATTCAAAATCACCCAGCTATGGTCTTTATCATTAGCTTCCGAATGGTCTTCGTCATTAGCTGTTGAAGAAACCTCTTCTTTTCCGAGTACTTGGGTTTTGTGACTGTTTCAAGAGAGAAAGTCTGATTTTGAGGCACCAAGTGTAATTTTCCTGCATTGTTCCTCTGGTTTCTTGAGGTTTCAGTATGTCAGTCTTCTTAGACTTCCAAAAACACGTCTCAACAGCAGTAACTACCCATTCGTTGTATGCCTGTGCTGGTTCTCAACCCACGCGGCATAAAACCAAGCTCTCTACCTCCGGGAGACGGGAATAGCCTGGCTTCCCGCTGGCTTTACTGGCCTGCCAGCCACTCTCCGCTTATTTTGATGCAATCCAAAACACACACCCTTCTTCAAGCATTGACACATCTCCTGAGTGTGGACACCCTTCCCGAAAACCTGGGTCTGTGTTAGTCTTCCCTAACTGTGGCTAGAAGATTGCGGGTCCTGCAAGCCTCCTCGTATTTAGGTACCTGGATCTCTGACGTCTCTGCTTCGAAGAGCACAAAGACCTGATGTGTCTCTTACTGGCAATGTTTTCATTGCATTAGGTGGAACTAATCATCCTTTAGGATGTATCATTTCACTCATCTTAAGTGCCATAGGCAGAGCTGGAGCACGACACAAATACCAAACCATCAATACTATCAATAGGCAGAAATCTCATTTCATGTGCTGACACAGTGCTGTGCATCCACAATGATGTATACCCCAGCTGCCAGaaagtatatttatttctttagaagTGGATGAAGACTTCCCTTCTtagataaagaaagaaaaaaggaggaaagtgcTCTCCAGAAAGCTCTGTCTTCACCATTATTGAACCACACCCTGTCCTCTTCATATAAGAAATATTGCCAAAGCCACAATCTCTCATCATGTGGTTCCTTTTAAACACCCTCCTAGGTACTAAAGGTCAgggtgatttaaaaaaaataacctgcTAGTATGAAAGGACTTTTTTTAAATGCGAAAAGACAAACAGAGGAATCCTACGCAAACTTGCCATAAATACAAGGGATGAGGATGATGATGAGTGGAATAAACTAAGTCCACACTGCGTTCACCTGCTTTGCTCTGTCTCGAGTTTTGTTCAGTTCAAAACTCTAACATAAAAATAGAATTACTCAATTTATTGCAATTCGGACTCCATTCTTGTAGCCCTTTCCCATAGCTTTGTCCTTCACTTGCACAATGACTACAGGCTTAGCTTTGTAGATATTTTTACCCTTCTTCACTACTGATCTTATTGCCAGTGTTGATTCTACCATCTCATTAaggtgaaggggaaaaaaatgcaaaactttcatttttttcttcttttctttttattcttttgtccatttttttttcttctccatgttatttcaacaaagaaatattttggagGGTGAATATTTCCTATATTTGACAATTGtccaaaaagaaatcttttctgaCAATCTGCAGAAATTGATGGCTCTTTTTTCCTACAGatatttgcttatttctgaaccaaggttttaaattactttaagGCTGAAAATTTAGGCACTTTGCAAATGATTTACAAGCAAACCAGATAGCTCTGTTTTGGAGGTGACCTGTACCGGGATGAGCGGGATGGGAGTCTGGGAACGATGAAGGGTCTGGTTGAAATTAATTCATCACCACAGCCTATTGAAATCCCCAGTCCTAGCTGTCCTCACAGTGTAtggtgtgtgtgagtgtgtgcaACTGTGCGCGTGTTTGGCTGCAGACATGCAGATTCCAGTTCTTTCAACCTTTTATATACAGCTCATTATGATaagttttaaaatcaaatacctggctttgtttttaaaacgtTCAGTCTATAGGAGACCATACTATTGATGAGTAATTTTACTAAGAAAGCATCCATGAGTCACTGTCAGGGACCAGGAATCTATTGTGCTTCGTGATGTGCTCAAcgtaaaaaaaaaggattattaAAGAGCTTAATATCTAGTTCCttctttaatttccttcctaCTCCAAAACATAGTGTGTTTTCTGGGACCCAGGAGACTCCCTTTCTGGGGGACAtgtgtatataaaaaaagatCTAAAAAATAGGGTTGTTGCAGGTTTTGAAATCGTAGGTTCTGCTTCAAACCCATGTATTTTTTGTTAGCTGAGGGTTGTTTCCACTCCGAGAGCACAGCTGGGCAGATGACAGCTAAAGAACTTGCCTTCTATACCTTCTCACCGTCTTGCTCAAGTATTCctgaagctgcttttccttttcccagtgcAGGTCAGGGTACCCAGAGCACAGCATCACTCTGTATCACCCATGGGGCCCAGCTCTGGCCGGTTGTCCCCAGCCCTTACACGTCCCTCCATTCCCCCATTTCTGCCTCCCCACGGCAGCATTTCCTCTGTCACGGACACGGGGACCCCTCTCCTGCGTGCTGCCCGCCACGTatctcctctttcctcctgcagcttTCCCTGAAAAACAAACTACCACCCCCAAACCCACATTTTTTCCAGGCAACCCTCCCACTTTGTGTTTGCCTCACCCTCTCCCTCATTATCCTGGGTCTCGCTTTTGTTTGTCTTGGCTATTTTGGGCTGGAGGCTCTTTGGGGATGAGAATGCAGTTTACGTGTTGCCTGCTCAGGATGTGAAGTGTTGGATTCCTTCCAGCTGAGTGAAGCCAGATTGATAAATGAGGCATAAATTGGCTGGGAAGTGTCTACCTGAGCATGGGCACCTGGTTAGCTGAGTCAGCTTTAACAGCTATAATTCATTAAACAGGCGTAACTTTATGtttaggggaagaaaagaaaatccaattTTAAAAGGCACAGGTAATAGTCTAATACAAAAGTTTCCCAGGAAATCGAGTCAAGGTTACGCTCTCCTGTAGTGAAGTAGAGCATGTTCTTATGGTGGCTATACCATAAGCTGCACTACGTGGCTCTGAGCACCTTCAGTATTGTCATTCCAGAAGCATCACAAACATTTGATGTTATTTATAATGAGAGTTACATATAATTAGTTATAATATGGAAGTGTAGATGTataaattaaaaccagtaaTATAAATGTATACATTAGaagtataaatttataaattagaTGTAGAAATGTATAAATTAGATGTATAAATTAAAACCAGTACCATGTACTAAGAAGGAACTATATTTTTCTCTAGCCAGTAGTGCTGCCAGAGTGATTCCACTGATACATTTTAAACTATATTAATACTTAATACTATAACTACACTATTATCAATTGCTAAAGTGTTGTATTAAACAGAGCCAATGTAGAAAGGATTAGGATGGATATGTTTATAAGAGGTGTGTGGGATCCTCTTCATTTTGCTGGCAGTAAGATGATTATTCTTGTTTTAATACCTACAGCACCCCAAACCTCCACACCTGGCAGAGTCACGGAAACATCTGGTCTCTATTTTGCAAATTTGAGATTCTGTTGTTATAATCTTTTAATTCTATGTAGAACCCATTTCTATTATAAAAGTAtgcaaattatttcaaatgaatCAACACAAAACTAgaatttatgtgtgtgtgtgttcacagCACCATTTCTCAGCTACACTGATAAATGAGATGCTAATAACATGTGAAGTATAAAAGGGAGTTTATTCCTTTTGATACAAAAAGTGATgtgaaaattcagtgaaaaatgaaacccaagtattttaaagcagtatGTCCCATATGTCCTCTCTGTAAGGAGAACACTTCTGATGAGCACCCAGCATATCTACTAGGAATCTTTCTTATTCTCTGCTTAAGATCCTCTCATCTGTAATAAAAGGGATATTTGTCATACAAGGttaaatgctgatgtttttctttcctatacacaagggaaaagaatgtgTTGAATACTCAAGTTTGTTTGCATGgtttaaaggaagaaagcaagagtAAAGTCTCTCTGTGCAGCCACCAAAGCCTTTGGCTTGCACTGTGGATGATCCCTGGTCCTTGAAGTTATATGAGCTTTTGATAAAGACACTCATACAGTTCCTGTTCCTTTTTGGGGGGGCCCATCTCTTCGCAGGTGCCTCTTTCTGTAGCGGAGGGCAATGGTAAatgatgttttatttccttatgtGACCTCTCTGTGCTCCCTTCCTTTATTCATAGTAGCAATATGTGAGGTTTTCCAAGCCCATAAGGACTCTGCATCATCTTTCCTCCATGAAATTACAAGCTGTGGTTAGGGCAAAGGTTGTGAGCTCTCCAAGAATGACACCAGGCCAAGAGTGATGCTGGGCCAAATGTGTCTATGGATTTGTAGTCGGTTGTATCACAACTGCCTGGGCCTTCTAAGCTAGAACCTTTAGTGCTTTTCACCTTCTTTTACACCTGTACAGTGACCATGAAAAGCCAGTGCTGGTCAATATTTACTTGGCTCACATATTAACTACAAGACCAGACAGGGAGTAGCAGAGAGCCAAGCCCAAGATAAGGTGCGAAACCCACATGGTCTGTCTTCATTGTTAGTTCCTACTTCAGAGCTAAGAGTAAAACACCAGTCGAAAAGTAAACTGAAAAATTTAattgttttataaaataagatTATGAAATTCTATATAAAAATCCAGCTTCTTAAATATGGTACATTCACTTCCTCacagaatatttaaatattcaggTCATTTATGCtatattttcactgtattttagtTAAAATCATTGGATAAATTAAAACGTCCCTACCAAAAGATACCACAACTTATACAAATAAAACTAAGCAATAATacttcttttaaatacaaaacgtaaagaaattaataactCTTAGAGCATGCTACAAATTTTTGCCAGAAAAATATATGGGATCATTTGTGTTTAGCTAGAAAATATACAATGtgctttgcatttctcttcctAAAATTCAGTCTCATACAATTTCCATTTAACTTAATAAATATGTacaacaaaaatgtttattcCTCAAAGAAtataaacagcaaatactggagTAGAGCCTGGTCTGGCATTCTTTTCTCATCTAGTGACTGTAGTGGGGCTTTTCAACTCTGaatgtgcaaaaatgcagaATCAGACTCTTAGTGTTACCAACAGGTTAATAGCTTTTACAAAAGTGATTttgtctaaaagaaaaaaaccctccaaaaacactgcagaagatTTAGAGCTATTCCAGTCAGGCATTTCTATAAATAGTAAGACGTAACATAGGGAAACAACGTTCCAGTTTAATTACTGCTGGCAGTAATTAGGGAAAAATAGTCAGTGGAGGATGAAAAATATCTTGAATTACACACATCTTACTTTCACTGATTTAACTTGGTTCCCTATCATTTCCAAAAAGAGTTTCTGGTATAATCTATACATCGTAAATCTGTGCAGAAACTTAATCACCTTCTTCAGACTTTGGATGGTTCGTTTTGGAAAGTGATATGTTTTCAAGTGCTTCAGTCCATACATTAAACCCTTAATGGTGTCTTGGTCACCATTCTTTATCCTCCACAGATTGAGAAGCTTCAGAACTTGCTCTGTGGGTTGACATAGTTTCATTGTGCGCTCGATATCTTCCTTTCCCACTTTCTTGCCGGGTAAGCTTGCCATCAGTGTGTTGAGATGTTCAAAGGTGAGGTTTGGGTGGCCAATATGCTTTAAGACAGTGTTTTCACAAAGATCAATATCTAtagaaagtaaaaaggaaagagacGTAAGTACAGCACATTACAACTTGGCCATGGCCTGCCAAAAACGTTCCATAATTTCAAGGTGAAgattccaattttttttttatttttactttatttcaaataattatGTAAgcaaggcctttttttttttttttttcttagggtCCAATTATGAAAAGCACTCGGAGATTTAATTAACTTTGCGATACAGACAGCCCCAAATTGCAAACAAACTTCATAGCAAGTGTTTATTGCTATATGCTGGTTCCATCTATCTTGTGAAATGTTTTATGTATGTGGTAGGACTCCTAATATTTGGTTCCAGTGAATGAAAATTTTGCTGTTCTCCTTCAGAAGTCTAGGCAAGCTTTGCTAAAAGAGTCACTTTGGGTTTTGAAGTATTTCACACACTTCACAGTCCCACATGAGCATGCATACTAAacaggagaggggaagaaaccaaacaatttctgcagcattttccaGATCTATTCTGAGTGGACAAAAGGTCATTTGAATGTGGCAGTTTTTCATGGTAGCTTACATGGAAAGTATTGGCCTGACTGTCATAAAACCCTTGGTGTTAACATTGCAGCACTGTTTCACCTTTGACACCTGCCTTGGCAGATTCAGCACAAAGCAAGCGGTGAACTGGCATGACAAATAGGTACCagcagggaagaagaaggggaagCCTGTCAGTATGTTCCTCACTGCCATGCATACCCCGTTCCGTGAATAGATGGCCTAGTCTGAGCTGTTGGTctccacagaaaacaaattgcACTCATTTGCAGGCATCCAACTCCCTCTAACCTCAAGAGCCACTGCTCAGATATAACAGTGGGAAACACTTCCCCGCTTGATCAAAATTCTTCCTACATTGTTCAGTCTCAAAAGGGGATCTTGGCTGTGGCACCACACATACTCCCAGGGGGGCTACAAGTCCAGGGAGAATTCAGTCCTCGACTGATCAGGGGAAGCTGAATTCTCTTGCTGCTTCCCCTCGATTTCACTGTATTTACTGCATCGATAAAGCTCAGCCAAGCCCTGCGGGTCCTCAGAACACAACACATCACCAGGAGGTATTTGATCCCAAGCAAtctttaaaatgccatttagaGGATTTCTTTCAATATACGTGCTATCAAAATAAGGTACCTTGAATGATCTTCTTGACCATATcctgttctttgttttgctgcttccaTAATTTCAAAAGCTGGAAGGTCTGCTCTTGAGAACTGTGCCTTTGTTTAATCCTTTCAATGCTTTCTGTGCTAACCTTTGTCCCGGGCAAACTCTCTGCTAGTATGTTCAGCCAGTTAGGTGTAAGCTGAGTAGGAACAGCAAACCTGAACAAAGCCTCCTCGCACAGGGTTACATCTGaaatgagaaagggaaaaagaatgcaTGAATTGCTCTGGCCTGTTGCCTTCCCTGTCTCAGAAAGAAGAGCAAGCAGCAAGGATGGTAAGGAAAAACacttcaaaaccaaactaaGTGGTATTCATagcactgctgctctctgtgcttGAGTTTGATTCAGTCTGACCTACAATAATTAAAACTTTACTATGGCCATCACCATAGCAAGCAGATGGCAAACAAGCTAGATATTTGTGCCAGAAATGCAGATAGATTCATCTTAACTAAAAGGCATGTTTTGAAAGCACTCTTCCTTAACAGGATACATACCTATTCCACATTTCTGAGGTGTCGTATCTGTATTTTCCTGACAGATGTTGTCACGAACTGCATTTCCCTTCAATGCTGTTTTTAAACCCAGTGCACTGCAGTTTGTGTGCTTTAGACAGGCTGCTTTGGATGATGTTTCATTTGAGAAAAATCCTTCTGGACATCTCTTACACACAGTGTCACTCTCCGGGGtacctgtgggaacaggagGGCAATGCATCCAATTACATATAACCTCAACTGTGGAAAAAGCCCCAAGAatacacaaataaaaccaagtaTTCTTCTCCAAATTGTCATTCTGCTTTTCGCGCTTCTGGTCGATGAAGGCATCacatttagaagaaaagaaacaagcccCACTctaatttttaaagacaaaaaagattCTTTAAGGGAATGATGCTCCTGCTGGTGTCACAGAGTGAATAGTACTTACACACACTTGATACCAACTTTAAAGTCAGCAATTACTGATTAAATCAGTAAGTTGGTAAAGTGATACCTTTAAGTCAGTGATTCCGTGAGTCTATTCAGACATTACATGATGTCTGACCTTCATCCTTGAACTGTATGAATATTCTGTAAAATAGTGGCATAGGAAACTGCTCTAAATTGTACTCCAGAGCATCTGCCCAGAACTTACTCAAACAGGTTACTTTACTTCTAGCTAAAAATATAACCCCATAACATGTTAACTAAAGGCCCTCTGTAAACTAATTTCCCTTCTCAAATATTAAATTATAccagaaaatgaaattctgGTTATATTTTTGAACTTTTTTCTGGGCTtgaataaaatgttattaaaagcaaagaaagtagATTGTCCAATATAGCAAAAATACTTAACATCCATATATATGTTTTGCTTGGAGTTTTGCTTTCATAATGCATAGTTTTACTATGATACAACAACAGAATGGCAAGATATGGTTCTATGACATtgacaaagaggaagaaaataaatgcatgacTTCTGAAACAACACAGCCTAACCACCAGTGTCAGGAAAATAACAGTCCCAGTAATTGCTGTATATTCACTTTTAATTCATCATTATTGACCCAGCATTTAAGCAAATGCCTAAAGTATGATATCTAATATTGCATTATTGAACATGAacttaagcacatgcttaaatatttttttttttaataatgggAAACTACATTTGAATAAGAAAATGCCTCCATCTAGTGTATTTTGGAAGTATTTACATGTGGATGCTTATTTTAACGCtaacttttaaataaattttatttattttaggcaTTTTCTTAGAGAAAAAGTGTACAAATCTCAAGTATTCAACcagctgtgaaataaaaaataatacttgCATACACCTGATCTAGCACTGCTTCATCAGACAACAAGTGAAAACCAAGGAACAGTTTTTAGTTGCTGGTCATCTGAAAAGTCAGAGACCCTGTGTCCTGCTACCACCTCACCCAAATCCTCCACACTCTGCAGCAGTGTCCAGCCTGCAGCACCAGTGTCTGCCCTTGCCCTCCGTTGCACGAGTGCTTCTGCGGCTCTGGGCTGTACCGAACTCCAGTCAACACCCGCACCTGAGCTGGCAGCAATCAGCTTTTCTGGGACACTggaatttttagcatttttccctgctgcagtCTCGCTGCTGTTGTGCCAGGGCAGAGAGGaatgggaagaaaggagagtCCCTGCAAACGGTGCGTCGTTCTGCTCAGAGCTTCCTCTATAACCTTTGTGGCACAAGGGGGAAATAAGCCAGGTAATCCACCAGTGTTCTCAGGGTTGAGCATAAAGTCACCTCCCAGCTTTACCAGCTTCTTCTTTGCTGCTTATCTGGCTGCTTTTGTTAAGGGCACAAACTGCCGCAGCCCTTCCACCCATGCACCGCTCCCACCAATTTGCCTGAATTCCCCCCTTCTCTCCAGGGAGCCAGCATCTGAGAATGGAGCTGCCTCGTAGCAGTGCTGCTTCCCCAGCACATTGCTGCTAAAAACTGCTATGTGCCAggccagctgctgcaggaaagaaCAAAGCCTTAATCTGCACTCACAAAAGGGGACTACCGAAGTAAAGTGATCTGCCCAATGTAATCATGAGCAGT
This sequence is a window from Lathamus discolor isolate bLatDis1 chromosome 2, bLatDis1.hap1, whole genome shotgun sequence. Protein-coding genes within it:
- the TNFRSF11B gene encoding tumor necrosis factor receptor superfamily member 11B, with the protein product MNKFLCCTLVLLDISVKWTIQDDSPPKYSHYDPGTSRQLLCDQCPPGSYVKQHCTATRPTQCAPCPDQYYAEEWNSNDECQYCNTVCKELQYIKQECTSTQNRVCECIEGRYLELEFCLKHTECPPGFGVAQPGTPESDTVCKRCPEGFFSNETSSKAACLKHTNCSALGLKTALKGNAVRDNICQENTDTTPQKCGIDVTLCEEALFRFAVPTQLTPNWLNILAESLPGTKVSTESIERIKQRHSSQEQTFQLLKLWKQQNKEQDMVKKIIQDIDLCENTVLKHIGHPNLTFEHLNTLMASLPGKKVGKEDIERTMKLCQPTEQVLKLLNLWRIKNGDQDTIKGLMYGLKHLKTYHFPKRTIQSLKKVIKFLHRFTMYRLYQKLFLEMIGNQVKSVKVRCV